A genomic region of Oncorhynchus mykiss isolate Arlee chromosome 16, USDA_OmykA_1.1, whole genome shotgun sequence contains the following coding sequences:
- the LOC110492758 gene encoding sterile alpha motif domain-containing protein 10-like: MAVDAASSFSFCRPAVEYRALPEDFKHLSRQTGGNLTWHDGRGQKTAGGRTVKLLQQPGTESYQHRSGDSYGIYHTSPTQPSLIRPVVLWTQQDVCRWLKKHCPHNYLTYVEAFSHHAITGRALLRLNGDKLERMGLVQETLRQELLHQVLQLQVQEEERNLQLLSRGGSFGNLS; encoded by the exons CAGCCTCCAGTTTCAGTTTCTGCCGGCCTGCTGTGGAGTATAGGGCACTGCCTGAGGACTTCAAGCACCTGAGTCGACAGACGGGAGGGAACCTCACCTGGCATGACGGGCGTGGTCAGAAAACAGCAGGGGGCCGGACAGTGAAGCTGCTCCAACAGCCTGGGACAGAGAGCTATCAG CATCGTTCAGGTGACTCCTATGGAATCTACCAcaccagccccacccagcccagtctGATCCGACCTGTGGTGTTGTGGACTCAGCAGGACGTCTGCCGATGGTTGAAGAAACACTGTCCTCACAACTACCTGACCTACGTAGAGGCCTTCTCTCATCACGCCATCACAG GCCGTGCTCTGTTGCGTCTGAATGGAGATAAGTTGGAGAGGATGGGCTTGGTGCAGGAGACGCTGAGGCAGGAGCTCCTACATCAGGTGCTTCAACTGCAGGTGCAAGAGGAGGAACGTAATTTGCAGCTCCTTAGCAGAG GTGGCTCTTTTGGGAACCTGTCGTAA